A stretch of the Cytobacillus luteolus genome encodes the following:
- a CDS encoding CotY/CotZ family spore coat protein, with amino-acid sequence MDSNQYVIEVLNVVKQFQNTYQCFKDTFSNKMPPNDKNDGTIPLMLYHKNGNLVEEVGIDGEESGVGSFTSYFFRVEEIDPTANKAIMTLIKPFDMGSKPTLDLTELYRLEKTFIFIEVKLEHISAVQCISPRLMNRALPIIEPKWES; translated from the coding sequence TTGGACTCGAATCAATATGTAATTGAAGTTTTAAATGTGGTTAAACAATTCCAAAATACCTATCAGTGCTTCAAAGATACATTTTCAAATAAAATGCCACCCAATGATAAGAATGATGGAACCATTCCCTTAATGCTTTATCATAAGAATGGAAACTTAGTTGAGGAAGTTGGAATTGATGGAGAAGAAAGTGGGGTGGGAAGTTTTACCTCTTATTTCTTCAGAGTTGAGGAGATAGATCCTACAGCTAATAAAGCAATTATGACTCTTATTAAACCGTTTGATATGGGTTCAAAACCAACTTTAGATTTAACAGAACTTTATCGTCTGGAAAAAACTTTTATATTTATAGAAGTAAAATTAGAACATATAAGTGCGGTTCAATGTATTAGTCCTAGGTTAATGAATAGAGCTCTTCCTATAA